A window of Phragmitibacter flavus contains these coding sequences:
- a CDS encoding aminopeptidase P N-terminal domain-containing protein — translation MSSIARKNLVKKLAPKSLAILHANDVYPTNADGTLPFIQNSDLFYLTGIDQEETILILAPDAPDKKLRELLFLRETNEHIAIWEGERLSKEEASRISGIPMENIHWLDQFDRHYHALIRQADHVYLNTNEHARAVVEVETRDTRFIRRCQREYPLHRYERLAPLLQSLRIIKSVAEIAVIKQAIAVTESAFRRVLNFVKPGVMENEVEAEIIHEFIRSGAQGHAFSPIIASGKNACVLHYVQNNRRCEADTLLLLDFGARFGGYNADLTRTIPVSGRFTKRQREVYNAVLTVHRAARKLLKPGVLLREYQEQVGLAMQEELIKLKLLDRAAVKKQDKDKPLYKKYFMHGTSHHLGLDVHDVGDPMQRVAPGMVFTIEPGIYIREEGLGIRLENDVLITKTGNADLMPTIPIDPDEIESLMQTTKVRR, via the coding sequence ATGTCCTCAATCGCCCGCAAAAATCTCGTTAAAAAACTCGCTCCAAAATCGCTGGCCATCCTCCACGCCAACGACGTCTACCCCACCAACGCTGACGGCACCCTGCCCTTCATTCAAAACAGTGACCTCTTCTACCTCACCGGCATCGACCAGGAAGAAACCATCCTCATCCTCGCCCCTGACGCGCCCGACAAGAAACTCCGCGAACTGCTTTTCCTGCGCGAGACGAACGAGCACATCGCCATTTGGGAGGGGGAGCGCCTCAGCAAGGAGGAAGCCTCGCGCATCAGCGGCATCCCGATGGAAAACATCCACTGGCTCGACCAGTTCGACCGTCATTATCACGCCCTCATCCGTCAGGCCGATCACGTCTATCTCAACACCAACGAACACGCCCGTGCTGTGGTCGAAGTCGAAACCCGCGACACCCGCTTCATCCGCCGCTGCCAGCGCGAATACCCCCTTCACCGCTACGAACGCCTCGCCCCGCTTCTGCAATCCCTGCGCATCATCAAAAGTGTTGCCGAAATCGCGGTGATCAAACAAGCCATCGCCGTCACCGAATCCGCCTTTCGCCGAGTTCTGAATTTCGTCAAACCGGGTGTCATGGAAAACGAAGTCGAAGCCGAGATCATCCACGAATTCATCCGCAGCGGTGCCCAGGGACACGCCTTTTCCCCGATCATCGCCAGCGGCAAAAACGCCTGCGTGCTCCACTACGTGCAAAACAATCGACGTTGCGAAGCCGACACCCTTTTGCTCCTCGATTTCGGTGCACGATTTGGAGGCTACAATGCCGACCTCACCCGCACCATTCCCGTCAGCGGTCGCTTTACCAAACGTCAACGCGAAGTCTACAATGCCGTTCTGACCGTCCATCGCGCCGCCAGAAAACTTCTCAAACCCGGCGTGCTCCTGCGCGAATACCAGGAACAGGTTGGCCTCGCCATGCAGGAGGAACTCATCAAACTAAAACTCCTCGACCGCGCCGCCGTCAAAAAACAGGACAAGGACAAGCCCCTCTACAAAAAATATTTCATGCACGGCACCAGTCATCATCTTGGCCTTGATGTCCACGATGTTGGCGACCCCATGCAACGCGTCGCCCCCGGCATGGTGTTCACTATCGAGCCCGGCATCTACATCCGCGAAGAAGGCCTCGGCATCCGTCTGGAAAACGACGTCCTCATCACCAAAACTGGCAACGCCGACCTCATGCCCACCATCCCCATCGATCCCGACGAGATCGAATCGCTCATGCAAACCACCAAAGTCCGTCGCTGA
- a CDS encoding ThuA domain-containing protein — protein sequence MKNSPASLLRLLCLPLVCVGLAAAPAVDLKNLRPDSTEAIGGKFADKKAEGTLRVLIVGAGSSHNFPKYFIGTDSETLNAQPGLETAATLNAAEALALLPSADVLVFSGNDGSFGSLTFQKALNEFADAGKGIVLVHAAAWSHPWTGYNQRFVAGASRGHGYGEFEVTVKQAEHPVMQGVPASFKITDESYHHEFLPGAQVEILAENAPDDKTRKPHASVWVVKDPKTRIVCITHGHAEEAHANPAYQTILTNAVRWVAGR from the coding sequence ATGAAAAACAGCCCAGCCTCCCTACTCCGCCTGCTCTGTCTTCCGCTCGTCTGCGTCGGACTCGCCGCCGCTCCTGCAGTCGACCTCAAGAACCTGCGCCCCGACAGCACCGAGGCCATCGGTGGAAAATTCGCTGACAAAAAAGCCGAAGGAACCCTGCGCGTGCTCATCGTCGGAGCTGGCAGTTCCCACAACTTCCCCAAATATTTCATCGGCACGGACTCCGAGACCCTCAACGCCCAGCCCGGTCTGGAGACGGCCGCCACCCTGAACGCAGCTGAAGCTCTCGCTTTGCTCCCCTCCGCTGACGTGCTGGTCTTCAGCGGAAATGATGGATCTTTCGGATCGCTCACCTTCCAGAAAGCTCTCAACGAATTTGCCGATGCTGGCAAAGGAATCGTCCTCGTGCATGCTGCCGCATGGTCACACCCTTGGACAGGCTACAACCAAAGATTCGTCGCCGGTGCCTCGAGAGGCCACGGCTATGGCGAATTTGAAGTCACCGTCAAACAAGCAGAACATCCCGTCATGCAAGGCGTGCCAGCCTCCTTCAAAATCACCGACGAGAGCTACCACCATGAATTCCTGCCCGGTGCGCAAGTTGAAATCCTCGCTGAAAATGCCCCCGACGACAAAACTCGAAAACCCCACGCCAGCGTCTGGGTCGTCAAGGATCCAAAAACCCGGATCGTCTGCATCACCCACGGCCATGCCGAGGAAGCACACGCCAATCCCGCCTATCAAACGATCCTGACAAACGCCGTCCGCTGGGTCGCTGGGCGCTGA
- a CDS encoding FAD:protein FMN transferase: MHVKICLLVIASLLSVPPAVEERFRFERPLMGTRFIVVVYANDQTVAANAANTAFELAENLNAVVSDYLPDSELASLTSKPIDTPISLSPLLYGLLDHSRRIAEATDGAFDPTLGSLTKLWRETRDHRCLPDPERLRTAQASVGWRHFSLDPTTRTITLHRQNMAFDLGGMAKGYAADLMLGSLASNGITKAMIAAGGDIRLGDPPPGRAGWRVALQTFDLARHDEVVTLSNAAVSTSGDLHQSVEIDGIRYSHILDPHTGLGLTRRIAAIAIADEAKLSDPFATAASVLGPDAGEKLRTFPGLRELKWRTPQDSLTQTLKNTPRNSRSTP, from the coding sequence ATGCACGTCAAAATTTGTCTTCTCGTCATTGCATCGCTGCTGTCTGTCCCGCCAGCGGTGGAGGAGAGATTCCGTTTCGAGCGTCCACTTATGGGCACGCGTTTCATCGTGGTCGTTTATGCGAATGATCAAACCGTTGCCGCAAACGCCGCCAACACCGCTTTTGAACTGGCCGAAAATCTGAACGCCGTCGTCTCCGACTACCTTCCCGACAGCGAACTCGCGTCGCTCACCTCAAAACCCATCGACACCCCCATTTCCCTTTCACCGTTGCTCTACGGCTTGCTCGATCATTCACGCCGCATCGCCGAAGCCACCGACGGAGCCTTCGATCCGACCCTGGGTTCCCTCACCAAACTCTGGCGCGAGACCCGCGACCATCGCTGCCTGCCCGATCCCGAAAGACTTAGAACGGCCCAAGCCAGCGTCGGATGGCGTCACTTCTCCCTCGATCCAACCACCCGCACCATCACCCTGCACCGGCAAAACATGGCTTTTGATCTTGGCGGCATGGCAAAAGGTTATGCCGCCGACCTCATGCTCGGATCCCTCGCCTCAAACGGCATCACCAAAGCCATGATCGCCGCCGGGGGCGACATCCGACTCGGCGATCCACCACCAGGTCGCGCAGGCTGGCGCGTGGCCTTGCAGACCTTCGACCTCGCTCGTCACGATGAAGTCGTTACGCTTTCGAATGCCGCCGTTTCCACCTCCGGCGACCTTCATCAATCCGTAGAAATCGACGGCATCCGCTACTCCCACATTCTCGATCCCCACACCGGTCTCGGCCTGACCCGGCGGATCGCCGCCATCGCGATCGCCGACGAAGCGAAACTCAGTGATCCCTTCGCCACCGCCGCCAGCGTGCTTGGGCCGGACGCTGGCGAAAAGCTGCGGACTTTCCCCGGACTGCGCGAACTCAAATGGCGAACTCCGCAAGATTCCCTCACCCAAACCCTTAAAAATACTCCACGCAACTCGCGATCCACTCCATGA
- a CDS encoding FAD-dependent oxidoreductase, whose amino-acid sequence MKSNRRNFLQHSLLGTTGLGLGMSIASTTEVTAAAVPGAAELEINEQVDVLVVGGGTAGTIAAIQAGRAGASVLLVERHSQLGGTMTTGGVAFPGLFDAWGKQVIAGIGWELVKESVELDQGTFPDFAKVPQRHWHNQVFTNQFLYAILSEEKCEKAGVKIAYYEFPQSVTKTDSGWQVDCVGFGTKRRVNCKQIIDCTGGAEVVGLLGLPRLKEEERQPGSYLYMRGEAHEPGRNQIHRLYVHGADSTNSRTVTHANLTGRKTILAELREKGGRLMHLQPETGFRESYRIEGETIVTVNDYRSGKKFDDAICYAFYPVDLHTKTGVKPEPLKPGTIATVPLRALIPKGSRNLMVAGRSVSSDRLANSGLRVQAPCMGMGQAAGAAATLAAKSGTTPLEVPLKDIHDLLRTHGAIIPGDV is encoded by the coding sequence ATGAAAAGCAACCGCAGAAACTTCCTTCAACATTCCCTCCTGGGCACCACCGGTTTGGGCTTGGGCATGAGCATCGCCTCCACCACCGAAGTGACCGCCGCTGCGGTGCCTGGTGCTGCCGAACTCGAGATCAACGAACAAGTCGATGTGCTGGTGGTCGGCGGCGGGACGGCGGGAACCATTGCCGCCATCCAGGCCGGTCGCGCCGGGGCGAGCGTTTTGCTGGTGGAGCGACACAGTCAACTTGGCGGCACGATGACCACGGGAGGCGTCGCTTTTCCGGGACTTTTCGATGCCTGGGGCAAACAGGTCATCGCCGGCATCGGCTGGGAGCTGGTCAAAGAAAGCGTGGAACTCGATCAGGGCACGTTTCCGGATTTCGCGAAAGTCCCGCAGCGTCACTGGCACAATCAGGTTTTCACCAACCAGTTCCTCTACGCCATCCTGTCCGAGGAGAAGTGCGAAAAAGCGGGCGTCAAAATCGCCTATTACGAATTCCCACAATCAGTTACCAAAACCGACAGCGGCTGGCAGGTCGATTGCGTCGGCTTCGGCACCAAACGTCGGGTGAACTGCAAACAAATCATCGACTGCACCGGCGGCGCTGAAGTCGTCGGACTGCTGGGACTGCCGCGCTTGAAGGAGGAAGAACGCCAGCCCGGCTCCTACCTTTACATGAGAGGCGAAGCTCACGAGCCGGGGCGGAATCAGATTCACCGGCTCTACGTCCACGGCGCCGATTCCACCAACTCCCGCACCGTCACCCACGCCAATCTCACCGGACGGAAAACCATCCTCGCCGAGTTGCGTGAAAAAGGCGGCAGGCTCATGCACCTGCAACCAGAAACCGGCTTCCGCGAAAGCTATCGCATCGAAGGCGAAACGATCGTGACCGTCAACGACTACCGCTCCGGTAAAAAGTTCGATGACGCCATCTGCTACGCTTTCTATCCGGTCGATCTCCACACCAAAACCGGCGTGAAACCCGAGCCTCTCAAACCCGGCACCATCGCCACTGTTCCGTTGCGCGCTCTGATCCCCAAGGGCAGCCGCAATCTCATGGTCGCCGGACGTAGTGTCAGCAGCGACCGCCTGGCGAACTCCGGATTGCGCGTTCAAGCCCCATGCATGGGCATGGGTCAGGCCGCCGGTGCCGCCGCCACCCTCGCGGCAAAGTCGGGAACGACTCCGCTGGAAGTGCCGCTCAAGGACATTCACGACCTGCTTCGCACCCACGGTGCGATCATCCCCGGCGATGTCTAA
- a CDS encoding sterol desaturase family protein: protein MKPDQTFVGVLVVLLIFFAIFFLIERVLGRGRNRVQPLWRRGWKTDVVYWFMTILATKPLVRLMLIVPLSILIISGVTSVDVLKLGTYDGFGPLSRQPGWLQAIQIYLLVDFASYWIHRLFHRGRWWPFHAVHHSSEDLDWLASLRVHPVNDLINKLAQVTPVLLMGYDPLVTLSTAPVLTFYSIFIHANVNWDLGPFRSVLASPVFHRWHHSREREAWDKNFAGLLPVWDIIFGTYYMPKGRYPENFGICEPMPDGYFRQMWAPFGWLLKQKKKVDPE, encoded by the coding sequence ATGAAACCGGATCAAACTTTTGTTGGTGTGCTGGTCGTGCTGCTGATTTTCTTTGCGATCTTTTTTTTGATTGAGCGGGTGCTGGGGCGTGGTCGAAATCGCGTGCAACCCTTGTGGAGAAGGGGCTGGAAAACGGATGTGGTGTATTGGTTCATGACGATCCTTGCGACCAAACCTCTGGTGCGGCTGATGCTCATTGTCCCGCTAAGCATCTTGATTATTTCCGGGGTAACTTCAGTCGATGTGTTGAAGCTGGGAACTTATGACGGCTTTGGTCCTTTAAGCCGCCAGCCGGGCTGGTTGCAGGCGATCCAGATTTATCTGCTGGTCGATTTCGCGTCTTACTGGATCCATCGGCTTTTCCATCGCGGACGGTGGTGGCCGTTTCATGCAGTGCATCACAGTTCGGAGGATCTGGACTGGCTGGCGAGCTTGAGGGTGCATCCGGTGAATGATCTGATCAACAAACTGGCGCAGGTGACGCCGGTGTTGTTGATGGGGTATGATCCGTTGGTGACGTTGAGCACGGCGCCGGTGCTGACTTTTTATTCGATCTTTATTCACGCGAATGTGAACTGGGATCTGGGGCCGTTTCGCAGCGTGCTGGCTTCGCCGGTATTTCACCGCTGGCATCATTCGAGGGAACGTGAGGCATGGGACAAAAATTTTGCCGGATTATTGCCGGTGTGGGACATCATTTTTGGCACTTATTACATGCCGAAAGGCCGCTACCCCGAGAATTTTGGGATTTGTGAGCCGATGCCAGATGGGTATTTCCGGCAGATGTGGGCTCCCTTTGGTTGGTTGCTAAAGCAGAAGAAAAAAGTGGACCCTGAGTGA
- the ubiG gene encoding bifunctional 2-polyprenyl-6-hydroxyphenol methylase/3-demethylubiquinol 3-O-methyltransferase UbiG translates to MKAVSKEIYNRIDNDLYNAPEDPWWSGNSALSLLKTTVNPLRVGYFKRKLFQEMNIDPTGKTALEVGSGGGILTEEIAGMGFITTGIDPSENSVAVARDHAQQSGLDIRYDVGSGEALPYADASFDVVFCCDVLEHVTDLPKVIEEITRVLKPGGVFAFDTINRTFVSKLVAIKIWQEWKRWAFMPANLHVWEMFIKPAELKAVMEAKGLTVKEFRGSKPSASIPTMLKYLRKRAKGEWTFKQLSEKFLLIEDKDMNILYMGLSVKP, encoded by the coding sequence ATGAAAGCCGTCTCCAAAGAGATCTACAACCGGATCGACAACGATTTGTATAATGCTCCGGAAGATCCGTGGTGGTCTGGAAATAGCGCACTGTCCCTGTTGAAGACAACCGTCAATCCGCTGCGCGTTGGCTATTTCAAGCGCAAGCTGTTTCAAGAGATGAACATCGATCCCACGGGGAAAACCGCGTTGGAAGTGGGTTCTGGCGGCGGCATTCTTACGGAGGAGATCGCCGGGATGGGGTTTATCACCACAGGCATTGATCCATCAGAAAACTCTGTGGCGGTTGCTCGCGACCATGCCCAACAAAGCGGTCTGGACATTCGCTACGACGTTGGCAGCGGCGAAGCCCTTCCTTATGCGGACGCCTCATTTGACGTGGTGTTTTGCTGCGACGTGCTGGAACATGTCACCGACCTGCCCAAGGTGATTGAGGAAATCACCCGCGTGTTGAAGCCCGGCGGCGTGTTCGCCTTCGACACCATCAACCGCACCTTCGTCAGCAAACTGGTCGCCATCAAAATCTGGCAGGAATGGAAACGCTGGGCCTTCATGCCCGCCAATCTCCACGTTTGGGAAATGTTCATCAAACCCGCCGAGCTAAAAGCAGTGATGGAAGCAAAAGGACTCACAGTGAAAGAATTTCGAGGTTCGAAACCTTCGGCGTCCATTCCGACCATGCTCAAATACCTGCGCAAACGAGCCAAGGGCGAATGGACCTTCAAACAACTAAGCGAAAAATTCCTGCTAATCGAAGACAAGGACATGAACATCCTCTACATGGGCCTGTCCGTGAAGCCGTAG
- a CDS encoding FAD/NAD(P)-binding protein — MKSRRHIAIIGSGPSSIYLLKHLLDEKDFFKEHFEVISIFEKSKVMGIGMPYSPETTERHNLSNISSEEIPPLEISFADWLRLQPREMLEGWGINKDEISDSEVYSRLALGGYLCDQYRGILDRMTQSGMTIRKHSGCEVTDIQDLPEVGRVRVVTKSGVAHEADQVIIATGHRWIGKDRPEQGFYASPWPIFKLFPEENAFHDFPVGILGASLSAFDVVSSLAHRHGEFVKKSGKLSYRPHPDAEHFKVVLHSSNGTLPHLQFDQEEPFREIYRHTNRDEMLGLVDDDGYLRIGRYFDTVCRPALMEAFEKDELPEVVKDLQRAEFGLKEFIEKMSDKHEYSDAFEGMRIEMVEARESVLQHRPIHWKEVIDDLMYTLNFHAELLPAEDHLLLQSQLMPFQMNVIAAMPLPSGDIILALRDAGKIEMVSGKVSVPKKQEAKGKTSIEIESEEGEKSTAEYRLFIDSSGQKELGLEDYPFPSLVEGGLVSLAVAEFADPQEADEIKQEKKELIVRDGNRTGYQIGGLAIDSSYRIIDEKGEPHPRLFDIAFPHVSGIRPYSYGLQACSDTSKILVRAWIEACETGSDMGDLEETTEVYEKL, encoded by the coding sequence ATGAAATCACGACGGCACATCGCAATCATTGGCAGCGGGCCTTCATCCATTTACCTGCTCAAACATCTGTTGGATGAGAAGGATTTTTTTAAGGAGCACTTTGAGGTCATTTCCATCTTTGAGAAAAGCAAGGTGATGGGAATTGGGATGCCTTACAGTCCGGAGACGACCGAGCGCCACAACCTCTCGAACATTTCATCGGAAGAAATTCCGCCGTTGGAAATCAGCTTTGCGGATTGGTTGAGGTTGCAGCCCCGGGAGATGCTGGAGGGATGGGGGATCAACAAAGACGAGATTAGTGACAGCGAGGTTTATAGTCGGCTGGCTTTGGGCGGTTATCTTTGTGATCAGTATCGGGGAATTCTTGATCGCATGACTCAAAGTGGCATGACGATCAGGAAGCACTCCGGGTGTGAGGTGACCGATATTCAGGATCTGCCTGAGGTCGGCAGGGTAAGAGTGGTGACGAAATCAGGAGTAGCTCATGAAGCTGACCAAGTGATCATTGCGACGGGCCATCGCTGGATTGGTAAGGATCGTCCCGAGCAAGGGTTTTATGCTTCACCGTGGCCGATCTTCAAACTGTTCCCTGAAGAGAATGCTTTTCATGATTTCCCGGTGGGAATATTGGGCGCGTCGTTGAGCGCATTTGATGTGGTTTCTTCACTGGCTCATCGGCATGGGGAGTTCGTCAAGAAATCGGGCAAGTTGAGTTATCGACCCCATCCTGACGCGGAGCATTTTAAGGTGGTCTTGCATTCCTCCAACGGGACGTTGCCTCACCTTCAATTTGATCAGGAGGAGCCGTTTCGTGAGATCTACCGTCATACCAATCGGGACGAGATGTTGGGCCTGGTCGATGATGATGGGTATCTGAGGATTGGTCGATATTTTGACACGGTCTGCCGGCCTGCGTTGATGGAGGCGTTTGAAAAGGACGAACTTCCTGAGGTGGTGAAAGATCTACAGCGGGCCGAATTTGGGTTGAAGGAGTTCATCGAAAAGATGTCCGACAAGCATGAATACTCGGATGCATTTGAAGGCATGCGGATCGAGATGGTTGAGGCCCGGGAATCGGTTCTTCAGCATCGGCCCATCCATTGGAAGGAGGTGATTGATGACCTCATGTATACCCTCAACTTCCACGCCGAATTGTTGCCGGCGGAGGATCATCTGTTGCTTCAATCGCAACTGATGCCATTCCAGATGAATGTGATCGCCGCCATGCCGCTGCCTTCTGGAGATATCATTCTGGCGTTGCGCGATGCGGGCAAAATTGAGATGGTGTCAGGCAAGGTTTCGGTGCCAAAAAAGCAGGAGGCAAAGGGAAAAACTTCGATTGAGATTGAATCAGAGGAAGGAGAAAAAAGCACGGCGGAGTATCGATTGTTCATTGATAGCAGCGGGCAGAAAGAGTTGGGGTTGGAGGATTATCCGTTTCCGAGTTTGGTGGAGGGCGGATTGGTGAGCCTGGCAGTGGCGGAGTTTGCTGATCCGCAAGAGGCAGACGAAATCAAGCAGGAGAAAAAGGAGCTCATTGTTCGAGATGGAAATCGGACGGGCTATCAGATTGGCGGGCTGGCCATCGACAGCAGCTATCGGATCATTGATGAAAAAGGGGAGCCGCATCCCCGCCTCTTCGACATCGCCTTTCCGCACGTTTCCGGAATTCGACCTTATTCCTACGGGTTACAGGCTTGCAGCGACACCAGCAAGATTCTTGTGCGGGCATGGATCGAGGCTTGTGAAACGGGCAGCGACATGGGAGATCTGGAGGAAACGACGGAGGTTTACGAGAAGCTATGA
- a CDS encoding MOSC domain-containing protein yields the protein MDDSSPDSVSENPPISSNHLEWTDARVIHIYVSSGHDYWGKQGEGRMQHGIQEVSEIECVRDKGLKGDRYFGYRPNFKGQVTFFDMAVVDEVRESFKLKRLPASVFRRNVIVEGMDLRACLGNRFFLQGIEFEGSQECKPCHWMDRAIAPGVQDYLAKQFRGGLRAKVLSTGNLHRNG from the coding sequence ATGGATGATTCCTCGCCTGACTCCGTTTCTGAAAATCCTCCCATCTCCTCCAACCACCTGGAATGGACGGACGCCAGGGTTATCCACATCTACGTGTCGTCGGGCCACGACTATTGGGGCAAACAAGGCGAAGGTCGCATGCAACACGGCATTCAGGAAGTATCGGAAATCGAATGCGTGAGAGACAAGGGATTAAAGGGAGATCGCTATTTTGGTTATCGTCCCAATTTTAAAGGTCAGGTCACCTTCTTCGATATGGCGGTGGTGGACGAGGTTCGTGAATCGTTCAAGCTGAAGCGCCTTCCCGCTTCCGTGTTTCGAAGGAATGTCATCGTAGAGGGGATGGATCTTCGCGCGTGTTTAGGTAATCGGTTCTTCCTCCAAGGCATTGAATTTGAGGGCAGCCAAGAATGCAAACCCTGCCACTGGATGGACCGCGCCATCGCTCCCGGCGTCCAAGACTATCTCGCAAAACAGTTTCGCGGCGGCTTGCGGGCCAAGGTGCTGAGCACCGGAAACCTCCACCGCAATGGCTGA